The Cytobacillus oceanisediminis genomic interval CTGGCCAAGGAATTGACAGAAGGCATAAGCGGTGAAAGGGAAAAAGCGAAGGCTGTCTATGATTATGTCGCGAAAACCGTTTCATATGATGTGAATAAGCTGGAAACAGATGACTTCAGCTGGGATGATAGTGCACTGAAGACATTGAATTCCAAAACGGGCGTATGCCAGGATTATTCGTATCTTGCCATTGCATTGCTGCGGGCCAGCAATATAGAAGCCCGTTTTGTGGAAGGGACTGCTTTCGGCGGATTTTGGCCGCAGAAACATGCATGGGTGGAAGTGAAAGTGGATGGAAGCTGGCTCACGATGGATCCTACATGGGGAGCGGGTTACATTAAGGATGATAAATTCGTGGCAGCTTTCAATGAAAAATACTTTGATCCAAATAAAGCAGAGTTTGAAAAAACACATAACCGAACGGGTGTATCCTATTAACTGCCAATAAAGTCACGGGGCTTGTTCCTGTGGCTTTTTTTAATATCCTGGCCGCTTTTTTTCCAAATGAGTGGAAATTATATCGAAAGGCCCTTCAATAAATATTCTGAAAATTATAGAATCAAATTGACTGGGCTTCCGTCCGGATCTCCTTTAAGGAGGTAATAGTTTGATAAAAAGAATGGCAGGAGTGATCTTTTGTATGATGCTGATTTTCCCTGGTATGGTGAAGGCTGGCGGTTTTGGCGGTGATGACAGTGGAACTCCGGGTTATTGGTATTTTGGAGAAACACCTTCAAGCATTGATCCTTCTAAATCACCTCTTGTGTTTGTGCATGGCTATAATAATTCATCAGCTGTCTGGCATGAAGGGAATGATATGTACGAAGTGGCTTTGGCAAATGGGTATGAAACAGCATTCATTGACCTTCATCATGACCGTGATATGTGGACGAATGGTGCGATTCTGGCTGAAAAGCTTCAAGAAATGTACCATCATTTCGGCGGAAAGAAACTTGTAGTCATTGGCTATAGCAAAGGCGGTGTGGATATTCAGACAGCGCTAGTTCATTTTAATGCCCACCCTTTCGTATCAAATGTTATCTCCCTATCCTCTCCTCACCATGGAACACAGCTTGCAGATCTAGCTCACAGCAGCGCGGCCTGGTGGCTTGCTGCCCTCCTTGGCAACAATAATGAAGCAACCGAATCCCTGCAGACAGGTAATATGCAATACTTTCGAAGCCTTACAGATTCCCATCAGAATGCTGCGAAAAATCGATATTATACACTTGGCGGCACTAAATGGGGTTCATTTGGCAGTGCATCCTATTGGGGAGGATTATACCTGAGTCAGTATGGAAAGAACGATGGCGTTGTTACAGCAGTTAATTCCCGCTTGCCTGGAGCATCCGTTGTTCAGGAAGGCAGCTGGAATCATACAACCATCCGGGAAGGATCCCATACATTTCCGGTGTTCAGGCCCTACACCACTATCACTCAGCCTGCTGCGGTTTTCTCACCAGCAAGCTCTGAATCCGCTGCCAGACAGCCTGGCACATTTTCCATTGTAAAAGGCGGGAAAGCTGTCAGTGCAATAAGCGAACAGTTTTCCGTGGAGGAAAATGTAGAATCCATGACCGTTTCTTTTTTAAGTGAAAAGAATTTGTCCGCTTTAAAATTGACCAGTCCGGACGGCAAGGAATATAAAACGAAAAAAGCGTATCAGGAAGAATCCGAGTTTTTCAAAGGAGCATGGGTTCATCAGTTTGAAATAGATTATCCTAAAGAGGGAAACTGGGTGTTAAAGGCTCCGGCAAATGCTTCGTATCTATACACTGTTGCGCTGGACAGCCCGTTAAATGATAAAATTCTGGGCAAGTCTGCGAAAAGCCATAAAACCTTTAAAACCAAATGGATCCTCTTCGGGTTTGATCCTTCAGGGAAAAAACTGCAGCAAAAAGCCAAAGGAGAAAAGTATGGCCTCATGACCGAAAGCGATTTTACACATGAAGGTGTATACAATGTGACAACAGAAGTAAAAGGCCAGACTGAAAAAGGAAAGCCGTTTGAAAGAACCATCATTGAATCTTTCTATGTAGATCAAAGTGGAAAACGACATAAGTAATGTATGTTTGGCTGCTGAGAAGCAGTCTTTTTTTATTAAAAACCCAGGGATAAGAGAGAATCATCCTAAGATAACACAGGATTTTCTAACGCGACAGCGAATATATAATAGGTTAGAATTAAATTCAGGATAATGTAAATTAATGGAATACGGGATATAGATAAAGGGGAGAGATTTCACATGGATAGAAATCATATGCACCCTGCAATTGAGAGGGTATTAGGAAATATTGAAAAAGTCATGATCGGCAAACGGGATGTCGCAGAATTAAGCTTAGTGGCACTTTTAGCGGAAGGCCATGTTTTGCTCGAGGATGTGCCGGGTGTCGGGAAAACGATGATGGTGCGTGCACTGGCTAAATCAGTCGGAGCCGCTTTTAAACGCATCCAGTTCACGCCTGATTTGCTGCCTTCAGATGTGACAGGTGTATCCATCTATAATCCGAAGGAAATGGAATTTCAGTTCAGGCCTGGCCCCATTATGGGCCATATTATTTTAGCAGACGAAATCAACAGAACCTCTCCCAAGACACAATCCGCTCTTCTTGAAGGGATGGAAGAAAGCAGCGTAACCATAGACGGAGTGACACATCGCCTTGAGAAACCCTTCTTCGTTATGGCAACGCAAAATCCGATTGAGTATGAAGGAACTTATCCGCTTCCGGAAGCCCAGCTGGACCGATTCCTGTTAAAAATGAAAATGGGTTATCCCGATATCGCTGATGAGATGGAGGTCCTGAACCGGGCACAGCGGATTCCGCCGATAGAAGATCTCGAATCTGTAATGGATTTGGCTGAATTGCGCTCACTCCAGAAAGAAATTAAAGAAGTGCATGTCGATCAAACGATTAAACGCTATATTGTGGAAATTGCCAATCAGACCAGAAATCACAGCAGTGTGTA includes:
- a CDS encoding esterase/lipase family protein, producing MIKRMAGVIFCMMLIFPGMVKAGGFGGDDSGTPGYWYFGETPSSIDPSKSPLVFVHGYNNSSAVWHEGNDMYEVALANGYETAFIDLHHDRDMWTNGAILAEKLQEMYHHFGGKKLVVIGYSKGGVDIQTALVHFNAHPFVSNVISLSSPHHGTQLADLAHSSAAWWLAALLGNNNEATESLQTGNMQYFRSLTDSHQNAAKNRYYTLGGTKWGSFGSASYWGGLYLSQYGKNDGVVTAVNSRLPGASVVQEGSWNHTTIREGSHTFPVFRPYTTITQPAAVFSPASSESAARQPGTFSIVKGGKAVSAISEQFSVEENVESMTVSFLSEKNLSALKLTSPDGKEYKTKKAYQEESEFFKGAWVHQFEIDYPKEGNWVLKAPANASYLYTVALDSPLNDKILGKSAKSHKTFKTKWILFGFDPSGKKLQQKAKGEKYGLMTESDFTHEGVYNVTTEVKGQTEKGKPFERTIIESFYVDQSGKRHK
- a CDS encoding AAA family ATPase, which translates into the protein MDRNHMHPAIERVLGNIEKVMIGKRDVAELSLVALLAEGHVLLEDVPGVGKTMMVRALAKSVGAAFKRIQFTPDLLPSDVTGVSIYNPKEMEFQFRPGPIMGHIILADEINRTSPKTQSALLEGMEESSVTIDGVTHRLEKPFFVMATQNPIEYEGTYPLPEAQLDRFLLKMKMGYPDIADEMEVLNRAQRIPPIEDLESVMDLAELRSLQKEIKEVHVDQTIKRYIVEIANQTRNHSSVYLGASPRGSIALMKAAQVYAFMYGRDYVLPDDIQYLAPAVFVHRIILRSEAKFEGITAEEVVERVIARVSVPVQRLVK